A portion of the Edaphobacter bradus genome contains these proteins:
- a CDS encoding metal-sensing transcriptional repressor — protein sequence MIERRNQRITARLRRIQGQIVSLERSLATERDISVLLQRAVAARGAMSGLVADLMEERLRSLQASAASDEARAEVAEMIDIVHGYLN from the coding sequence ATGATTGAGCGCCGCAATCAACGCATCACTGCGCGGTTACGCCGTATCCAGGGGCAAATCGTCTCGCTTGAGCGCTCTCTTGCCACAGAGCGCGATATTTCAGTGCTTCTTCAGAGAGCGGTGGCAGCGCGTGGCGCGATGAGTGGACTTGTGGCCGATCTGATGGAAGAGCGACTAAGGAGCCTTCAAGCCTCAGCTGCCAGCGACGAGGCACGCGCCGAAGTTGCTGAGATGATCGACATTGTTCACGGCTATCTCAACTAG